ATCCAAACAATCAAATCTTCATTTTCAAAACCATTGTTCAATTCATTTTCCTTATCCAATTCCCATATATTAACACGCCAGTCAATTGGTTTTTCAAAATctttaaatgctaaaaataaaatatttgatactctataaatgattttattatttacattgtttacaaaacataaaatgtcaGTCATAATTGTTGCAAgttgaaaattagaaaaaatgccATAACATATACTTATTTTCTTTAGAGGTCTTATACTACAAAATTACATAGAGCTAAACTACCTACATGTACTGTGAAATgtgttatacataaattataaaaacagtcTATTAAAATGTGCAGTAACAATAATAAGGCTATAGCCATGAAGACTAGAACAAGGAGACCAAACTCCTCTTCTAATAAAGTCCCAAAATAAGTCTCACGATTAAACAGCCACAGGCTACACTGCAGTCACTAGGGTTGCTATTTCAACCCGTGTAATATAGGGATATATcgtgtttttttgaaaatatatgaattattttaaacattgaccatttttaaattgtattatagctTGTTAGATTACCCATTTATATACATGTGCATACGCGTATATTTCATGAACATTCAATATTCTTAAGAAACAAATTCAGTGTAtcgatacatatttgtataaaacaatCGTTCAAGAAGAGACATATTTTTGGTCTATCAAATAGTATCGAGCTCAGACTTACTGTGAACACAGATAACTAGATATAACTAGTATTATAGTGttagtgaaatatttataatttaattatttacaaaattaaaaaaaaaaatatttataaaatatacacatgcgcatgtataaacgtataatcgtacaagatttaaaatttaacaacgGTTATGGTtcaaaatatgcatatatatattataaaacgcaaaaaaaaacataaataatctctagtttttttttttttttggttgagaTTTCAACAACTAATGTCATTAGCTTGTGGAACTGTGGgagagggtactgtaggtttttgaacacgtgtgtttgttttggcagaatttttttGGTGGGCACCCATAGGTATCTGGTGGGGAGATAGCGGCCTCACTATCCGGACACTGTGACTGCCTGAAGAAAAATGTCGCTGTGGCCGAGTTCAAACCGGTGACGGTGCGTGTCACAATCGATGCCTTAGTCCGcttggccactccgtcccccaatcTCAAAAGTGATCATACAAATTGGTATTATCAATATGGAAAAAAGTGTTTTATGTGGTTTATaacagatatttatttattttttattgtaagtgtattaaacttatacaaattatttgttatttattacaaacaatgtaatttaaattaatattgttcattatcaacattataatttttaaatatctgacCAATAATTGCACATTTTGACCTGGCTATTTTTGTTGGTATATCACATTTCTCCTTCCAAATATTTCTTCCTcatttatagaatatacataatattacaaagataataaactaaaaatgaatGGGAGAAATTATCCTAAATGAAAATTGATTCACTTAACagagacgataataataataagtatgagTAGTCAAGAACACTTATGTATAtacttcaatattaatattggatttaacagagtaataaaaaatgtattgtttttgaattacatatattatctcaatgacctttttttaaaaaatgtataatttcaacATTATTATCTTATTCATTACTTCATTAGTAATTTCATaagaataaaaacttttaacagcattagcattttataaaatagtggcTGAAGTGGATGTTGTTAAATAAGATAATTTTGTCGcaatattatttacttcttGAAACaatgatgttatataatatactattaaaaagtatataacacTTTGACATGCACTAAATATTATGTGGTACTGATTATCGGTAGTAGGGATGGATGTgctatttcaaaatgtttttgtcTGCTTCTATTActaatttccaattattttattttaaaactataaaacaatcTATATTAAGTGATTATGTAGGATACCTTCTTTCAAATTTCCTTCTGAATGTTCTGGATTATGATATTTGATACTTTTATCAGATTTCCAAGCAATTTGTGTTCGAAGCAATGGAACAATTCGTTCACTGTACATCAATATTAAGttatctgaaataaaaaaataatttttaactatattgtataattttaaataatttaattcattgaacattagttataaaattaattgtttgatttaataatGTCACAGAAtataatggaatattattatttattctgtgataatatgtatttgaaaatctagataatacttttttatattaaacacaatttaatcaaatttagttacctaataatttagaaaatatttaaacataatataatttatagtcaaaatggctaaaattatttaatagattcATTAAAGGGCATCACAACACTAAAAATAAGTTTGCTTAGATTTAAAGTTTCATTATCTTAGATATATAGAATGGGTCCTACACTTTAACACtaattattcaatgagatacagGTGTTTGAAAATATGAGTGTGACGTCATAGAGCAAAAGTCTGAATGGCAATGTATGTTTTACGTGTAAAAATGTCTAGattaatacaacaatttaaGTAACCCTAAGTGTTTTTTCGTGTTTAGGACACTGATGTGATTAATTTCTAGTTATTTCATAGtagataaaactattataaaaatttcttaaaattgtGTATACGACAATACGAGTTGCGAActcaatacttttacttaattataatttagaatatgtatacaataacaatatatattacattttaaatcacacCATCGTCTTAGCACATAAATATACTTAGGattatgaaaaatgttgaaatactatcgtaagttattaaaatcattgtgtaaatcgatcaattttaatttttttatacgtaaAATATGGCGGCTACTCATTCGTCAACTCTATGACCTCACGCGGCTATGGATCAAATCTCATTatcttattgaaaaataatttttttaacttggaattttaccaaaacattttttcatttgtctACAATAATCGagacaataatacaaaaataaacttaaaattaaaaaaaaaaattagtgttgTCCATTaattcttcaaaaaaaaatatttttctgtatggtggcgaaataacaattattaccatttgaaacattttttacaggTAAGTACTctaaatcaacaataaatatacaaaagatTATTGAATACTAAATGAGTACATACCACTGAATAATGAATTGGCAATAGCTCCACAAGGGGCAATTGGCTTGTTGTTGTGATAATCATATGGAGCACAGTCACTAGATGGAGTTTTGCTTAGTTTTCCAAGCAACTGAAAATCGTCCCTTGATTTTACATAACGCCGATGGTTTTGATAATAGTTGGTTAATCCATAGTACATGTAAACATTAGGCTATACAAAGTACAAATAAGACatgttaaaacattaaaataacattaaccATAGTGTTATAGATCAATCTAATATCATACAGCAAAATCTTCTTCCAACTTAAATGGAATACTGCAATGACAAGACATGTTGCGATTGCTACCAATGATATCTGCACAAGATCGCTGTTTCGGATCATCAATTGATTTGCAGTGGGTATAATCAAGAGTAAATTCTTGaacctaaaaatgtattaaaatacaattaggttTGTATAGAAACttctataagtataaaaaattactcACCATATTTGTGAGGTATAGTAAACCTATGCCGATTGGAATAAATGCTGCTGCAACTGCAAAGAATATGGGCATTACATTGCGTGCTGTTAGAATTGGTTGCCATGCAGGCAGCCGTTGTTGTTTGAATGCTGTATCTGTAATAATATCCaagcagtaaaatataaatttgtgcaAATATCTATTTAGTAACCcctatgaaaaatgttttaaaaactcaCCAGCTGGTTTTTTAGACTTTGGTTCTTGTAAATCCaacattgtgtgtataatactgttatagtCACTGCTTACAAGTATAATAGCTCAAACTACAAGAcgaattttaatatgataactaGTAACTACAGTGAATTTATATACATTCGACAATGCTAACTGATATCACATCATTATTTGACAGCAGTACGactacgaaaataataaaattgatcacTTCGGGACATGCAATCTATCAGACAATCGCAACTGTACAACTACTTTATTACCCTTTacggtttaataatttaatattataaaataaatatgaaaattagattaaattgaatattattattactattattaactaAGTGATAATGCGGCGGACGGCACCACTATGGCACCACTACGGCACTCGGGCAGTTacgcaaaaaaatattaatatttattcagtgACAGTTGTAAAGGTAGACTATTCAGTATTCGAGTTGGACAAACGACGGTGTACTGTGTCTGTGTACAACTTTACTATAGAAAAAAACAGTTTACTttactgtacattataatatcatcatgatatatgtgattatatatttatatgagaaATCGTTAGTCGacaggaacataataatatataaacaatataaactattaaaattgcatataataatttaataaatattataataatcgttatCAGCTGTTTCGAACGGATCGcgagtatatttattttttaatgtaaacatcAATATAGAATacatcatagataataattattatagcatgACCTTAAAGAATTCAGATCATTATACCTAgcatagatatattaatatggaatcccggaaaaagagaccaacagaaaaaaagaacaatttacaatttttgaaaactatattttaaaaccgagaataattattttagttattttgttgtaattttataattaatatgtacattataatatattgtttggatattgtatacaatttaaatttaataaaaggagAAATTACTGTACGTTATACGAGTGCAAGTAAATAATGTTTCTACTACGgcagtttattgtttattgcaaAGAAAAAGCATGTCAACATATGAATCAATGTTAAacacaatactaaaaaaaaaaggtgggtaagtggatgtcactctgctgtacagtaggttacaagtgggtcactgtataatggatagtattaaatttgaattcaatgatataatatcagtgtataagaaaaacgattctgagcgaagacggtagtCGGtctataagacatattatatacttatctatggtattaaaaaaaataatgacctataattggtacctataataaattccaaattaatcatatcacaatattcattaggtatttaatatgaagcgttatacatcaacaacaaaccgtgatagtatcatagatatataatggtatactttagattttagaagtttcatgtacccacgaataatattatacaatcgcaacaaaataactaaaatagttattctaggtattttaatatgtaatttcgtccaaatttgaacttaaaataagtataaaaataaactgtgcttatatgttttttagattttttggtaacagaataaactacttacgtggaatcttgttttaaattttcaatccttagatataaaagttgaccattttataaatttttaactacaaaataattattgaatcttaaatttgataaattttgtcaaaatttgatctttaaatgcttatttattTGACTTATTTACAAAATGGACTGTTTAAAGTGTTACCAGTGTTAgagtactatattttatattatacaattacaacaaaataactaaaatgattattcttggttttaaaatgtagttttcaaaaattgtaaattgttctttttttctgttggtctttttttccgtgttctttttttccgattaccattaatatgtctatgtattatagtatatgaaatataaatattaaataatgtaaaacttaatgtataatgtatcatGATTCGTGATCTAAGCAAACCAACTAGGTATCTAAGAGCAtgagaaaatatgtatatattttatcatgtattattgataaaattctaTGACATACGATATTcatttaagtatataacataggtacctatctaatgaGTAGtatctacaaattacaatataatattatacaattataatttataataaatatatcgttaagataagataggtaggtactatgacTATAGCTACTACTTTAAGCACTTTAATAGTCATTttattcattagtcattactcaagttaggtaggtactgctaTTGTGCAGAGAGTAGAATACTAaactacagaatattattaattattattattaaactgagtagtgaatattattataatattataatattattatattatcattgtatatagaAGGGCCGGTTCACGATTTTAACACTTTAAAAtctaagtaaatactaaatattataatggttatctAATACCAAGAATTGTATGATGCATCTTGCACGATCGAAGATGGTGTTGACTAAATACTGATGTAGTGATGTGACACCATGAAGTtgatgtataattgtatattttgtataaaccaTAACATAATCAGTGGtgtcatttcaatttttaatagagaggggcaaaggttttgaccggcccgaatgggtaaaaaaaaaacagctcgCTTCCCTCGCAAACATATGTtatctacttacattttttatggtatcctttttattaactagataacattatttttaaatataaggtagcagatattttagaaaaacaattgtatatctatacagtgctcgaattgggaattattaagtagaggagctcaatccaacaatttataaactgcgttccaagtacaaaattattaaacgcAGGCTCGTGGGGGGCTTTTCCCCCACACCCCCCCCCCAACTAATTCCTAActtttcaatacaacatttcaccTTAGTTACAGAATTTCCCCCCTCCCCCAGTGAAACACGATTGCGTACGGTCTATTTATCGACATACGCAATCGTGAGCATTTAATGTTCACGGTTGCGTACGATTTTTAtctgaataatataggtacatgaacggataaagtgaaacttttttacagAGGGTACGATAAAAAACCGTCACGACACACGTTTCTATGACATCGTTGAACAGTATTCaccaatattagttatatttatataatttataaagagttatttttatagtcaatacatttattatacaatggactataggtacctaatgttacTAATAGATCATACGCCACCGCGATTTCGATAACGTTTGTATAATCGCTAATTTCCGGGAACCggtcgacgcacacacacacgcacacacattacattaaacgctaatgacgtcatggtaacattctcggtgtcgcacaaattaacagaatgacccccagccataagacatatacatgtcaatataatattttctgaaaatattataaaaaaggcGGCATGTTTTTacgctaataaaatataataatggtaaaacggcaacaactaggcaccggcccatcgggccgcttttaaaacagacaggggcaaatgcccaccttgcccccccccaaatgacgcaattgaacataatataatgataataatatgaatggtaaatacaaaaattaggtataactaTTTCATCAACAATAATATGGAGGCCATGGAAAcatgtacttaaaaaatatatattatacctccaATTAAGTACCAAAAtgcataggtgcaaataggggGAAGGGGGAGCTTTAAAGACAAGGCCCCCTCCAAAAATAGTGTCCATATAGCCCACATACATTTCCTACATTtcgcttattcaatattatcaaagtaaggctttagccccccacCCCCTCAAATCCAAAACGATATTTGTGCATATGCCCACATGGCACCATCAAGCTTCAACTTTACTTAGTTAGCGTGAATAGATGGGACGATATTGTGATTATATGAACCTATGGCCTTTGAGGTTGTGGCTATTGTTTATTGAAGATATATAATGGCGTTTGCTCAGTAATTTCAAGTTATTATAGGATAGAGGGGTAGGGGGGTTAAGAATCATAGATTAATCTAATTACTCTATGGTCAGAATAGGAGCATACTACTTGTGTCCGAAATTATTATCAGTAGGTAAGTTGCGTCCCTCAAAAAAAGGTTCAAAAAACAAgttgatatttatttcaattcataatattcagaagtataattttaaaaaaggtggataagtggatgtcgctctgctgtactgtaggttagaagtgggtcactgtataatggacagtattacatttgaattcaatgatataatatcactgtataagaaaaacgattctgagcggaaacggtatatcagtctatgtattagacatatatattatacttatctatggtattaaaaaaaaaattgacctataataggtacctataataaattccaaattaatcatatcataatatctattaggtatttataacgcgttatacatcaacaaaaaaccgtggtactatcatagatatataatagtacctatagtttagaagtttcaagtacccacgaataatattatacaatcacaacaaaataactaaaatagttatcctaggtttttaatatgtaatttcgtccaaatttgaacttaaaatgactataaaaataaactgtaaatgtattttttagattttttggtaacagaataaattactgacgtggaatcttgtcctaaattttcaattcttagatacaaaagttgaacattttataaatgtttaactacaaaataattattcaaattaaaatttgataaattttgtcaaaattcgataataataatgataataagccCGTTTAAAACTTGACTTCGCGGGCTCGTATAGCTTTTGATAAATCTTATAATACGATCATAGGGGCGACAATGATCTAAATGTCTCattgtattaaactattattattttattttttcattagtacttaattcataatataacatattactatatattagtccatatctataaaaataattaaataaatacgaaaagaaatcttttttttctaataacattttataatattctacgaattaaattaagaggatgtcgcacccgcatttgttgtctccgtcttacacacgtacgttatagcaaatttcGTTNNNNNNNNNNNNNNNNNNNNNNNNNNNNNNNNNNNNNNNNNNNNNNNNNNGAAATTCAAGCAGTTCTAGATTTTCCTGAACCTAAGAATGTAAAACAGATCAAATCTTTTCTAGGATTATCTGGATATTATcgtaaatttattgaaaactacaGTTCAATAGCTAAACCTATAACGAATTTATTAAAGAAGGATGTAAAGTTTAATTGGAGTGAAGAATGTGACAGAGCTTTTGGGAAATTAAAACATGCGTTATGCACAGAACCCGTATTACAGTACCCAGATTTTAcaaaagaatttattttaacaacagaTGCTAGTGGGAAAGCATTGGGTGCAATTTTGTCACAAGGGGAGATAGGAAGGGATTTGCCCATTGCCTATGCTTCTAGGACCTTAAGTCAAAGTGAACTCAATTATTCTACTACAGAGCTAGAATGTTTAGCTATAGTTTATGGGATTAAGCAATTTAGACCTTATCTATATGGAAGGAAATTTACAATTCTAAGTGACCACAGGCCTTTAGCCTGGTTATTCAATTTGAAAGATCCTTTGTCAAAGTTAGCAAGATGGCGAATTCAATTAGAACAATATGACTATGTTATCAAATACAAGCCAGGAATTCAGAATAGTAATGTCGATGCTTTATCACGAATATATACCATACAGGatttaaaagaagaaaactATAACAATTTTCTAGTAAAATTCGAAACCACGTTAATAACCAATGGGAATGTAAAGGAAGTACATGGGGAACTGTTAGATTCACCCACTGAATATCATATAGTTACAGAGATAGAGAAGTATTATAACTTCAGGACAggaattaattatgaaattaaacagAAATTTGgtgataagataattttaaaatctaataaacagGTCGGAGAAGTCACTAAAGTTAAGCTTGATGATAGAtacattatattcttaataacAAAGAGTAAGAATAGACAAATAACTACATACGAAAACTTGTATACTGCGTTAATGAATCTGAAATATTTTAGTGAAAAGCATTCTTTGAAGAAGCTTATAATGAAACAGTTAGGAAGAAAAGATGGATTAGAATGGGATAAAGTTAGAGCgatgattaggtatatatttcgaAGCTCAGGAATAGAAATTTTAGTTTGTTCTAAAATGGAATACACCGAGGCAGAgaaattaactatatttaagcAATTTCATGACTCTATACTTGGAGGACATGCAGGAATAGGCAGAACCATTAGGAAAATAAAACGACAGTTTAATTGGCCAGGTCTCAAGTCTGATGTTAAGGATTACATTAAGAACTGCGAGTCCTGCCAAAAGAACAAGGTCACAAATAGAAAGATTAAACAGCCTATGATCATAACAACTACAAGCTCTAAGCCATTTGAAAAGATATTTTTGGATATAGTAGGACCATTAGTAACTACTGCATCTggaaatacttatattttaacaatgcagGATGATCTGACTAAATATTCATTGGGGGTACCATTACCGAATCACACAGCCAATACTGTTGCTGAAGCTTTCGTCGTACATTTCGTTTGTATTCATGGAATACCTGAGACTATATTAACTGACCAAGGAACTGATTTTCTAAGTAAAACCTTTGCAGAAGTAtgcaagttattaaaaattaataaaataaatactagtcCATATCACCCGCAGACCAATGGTGCATTGGAAAGATCGCATAGAACGTTAGCCGAATATCTTAGACATTATGTAGACAAGGATTTAAATACTTGGGATCAATTATTACCCTATGCTTTATTCGTTTATAATTCGACAGAACATTCATCTACAAATTATCAGCCATATACGTTGTTATACGGAAAGGAACTAAATATTCCAGTAAATTTGAAAAGCAATCCAGAACCTAGATATAATTACGATGATTACCTGTATGATTTAAAACAACGAATGCAGGAGTCCCATAAAATCGCTAGGGAAAGATTAATTAAAAAGAAGGTCAAATCTAAGGTTAATTATGATAACAAAGCACATAGTGAAGAACTACATGTAAAGGATTCTATATTATTACGGGATAATACTCAGAAAAATAAGTTAACACCTCTATGGAAAGGACCATTCGAAATTGTAGAAGTATTAGATACTGAAAATGTTGTTATACAAAGGGGTAGAAAGAAAGTGACGGTACACaaaaatgatgtaaaaaaatatcatgagaAATCCTAATTGaggaaatattgttttaattatgtaatgaATTAATTAGTAGTAAATTAAGAGTTAATTTATCGATATTAGAAATTATGATAAGTCAAATTAAGAAATTCAAGGGTCTAACCCTTATAACTCTGGTtagttaaataatgatttatgtttgtttaaaattgtttaataattagagCTGACAGAAACAAGGTTATAATCAAGTAATTAAgatgtttcaatataatatattgtatagtcatagaaattaattataagaaaaattgtgTTGCAAGGACAATAGGTATAAGAGTTCCATTAGAGTTATTGAGTCATTAtgatataagtaattaataagtaaagtTGCAAGTTGACGCTAAATTAACTTGTTAGCAAGTTTGAATTTGATTGAATCATGTTTACACGACCGTTAGTAAAAATCGTAACCATGTGACATAAAAAGGATAATAAGCTATCGCTTAATTATATTAGGAATCATGACGTATATTAGTCataatgttgtaatttaattattatttgtgtaggtTGTTGTTCTGCATTCCCATCATCCAAGGTCAACTACCGTACTGATAGAATGATTTTAAAAAGGTTAGGTATAACAGAAtttccaatattaaatttaacatgttACGATAAACATTTCAACAGCAAAATTTATTTACAGTTAGAGAAGGTACACAACAAAAATTTgttagaattaatttttgaaacagaAATAGGGACCTATGATAAATCGGGGAGGTTGCTAAACTTAACCGAGACTCATGGATTGATTTGTAAAAAGAACCATAAAATAACAGTAGCTCACGACCCTCGTACAGATGtcatatttacaaaatgtatatttgactaTGTTATACAAAGATACAAATACGAAAATTTAATCCaacatttcaattaaaaaaacttaatattcaaaataatgaatttattataaattataggaaatACTGAACTAATAATGGATAGGACTGGACAACTATTACAagagataacaataaatttagcCATACAAAACCACACTAACCCGGAACAAGGAGAATGGTATAATTTTACAGAATGTTTTGACCATCATATAATTTCAGCTAATAATTCTATATTAGTTCCATATGAACACAGTGAAATCCTgggaataataaaatgtataaaacgatTTGTAACTGATATGGTGTTAGAAAGGGATCTAGGTAATCCAATATGT
This portion of the Acyrthosiphon pisum isolate AL4f chromosome A1, pea_aphid_22Mar2018_4r6ur, whole genome shotgun sequence genome encodes:
- the LOC100164081 gene encoding cell cycle control protein 50A; this encodes MLDLQEPKSKKPADTAFKQQRLPAWQPILTARNVMPIFFAVAAAFIPIGIGLLYLTNMVQEFTLDYTHCKSIDDPKQRSCADIIGSNRNMSCHCSIPFKLEEDFAPNVYMYYGLTNYYQNHRRYVKSRDDFQLLGKLSKTPSSDCAPYDYHNNKPIAPCGAIANSLFSDNLILMYSERIVPLLRTQIAWKSDKSIKYHNPEHSEGNLKEAFKDFEKPIDWRVNIWELDKENELNNGFENEDLIVWMRTAALPDFRKLYRRIDHSKEFKNGLPKGHYKLVIDYNYPVAGFGGTKSLILSNTSFTGGRNLFLGYAYIVVGCCCFLLGLLFLILHIKYKPSANTGDISVVSPSTSYQ